A single genomic interval of Zingiber officinale cultivar Zhangliang chromosome 4A, Zo_v1.1, whole genome shotgun sequence harbors:
- the LOC121972630 gene encoding uncharacterized protein LOC121972630, giving the protein MCTHHFELVNEAYSCASLIGNRRQVYSIRYVACRCNVIARGINGRRSGSRPRRALHLPLRRREMRSRKHLSTIANDLIDRCAEILKTSVESLVEDFERGLKLAVDNFSRRLVEFCCSKAITAICPEIGQRISDGSISRLTYDMMLAWESPSSTDLDPSLESIAKGNQDKRMPSEGDDGQMHDDIPLFYSDIMPLLVNEEPSIGEDAFVWVSSLIPLAADVVNAQFTFETLTAPTANRLHFPAYDRFLKEMNNSIEYLEKQETPTGVEFSKNEFILHVEGTSWTHRVVRHIRTTSWPGRLTLTNKALYFEASGVMSYETAVKIDLSRADADQVKPTSTGPWGAPLFDKAIAYETSELSEPLVIEFPEMTSSTRRDHWLTLIKEVILLHCFILKFDIQNPIQAWEIHARSILGIFRLHAARELLRISSPSPANFLIFLLYEELPKGDYVLTELANTIKQKTSLRPCSANSILKGLNIYHVDSFSMERSPEENMNNQTDSLMSLGPTINQVREEAKEVSVAKATVEQMKGGGIADSLLVLVVLMSSVKNVLPRLQAVLSLERPMVTLFIRSVILIVIYKEMVGFAIALIALLIVAALLWARVNRMGERCREIVVNTTSDQTMMESIVAAEHSLNNLHELVKKTNIMILRIFSIIIGKAPKQANDVMWAVIAVAVLLVVIQFKYIVMGLTLYSFIADSRIAKHMLNEQGNRRLKEWWESIPVIPVRTVSSRP; this is encoded by the exons ATGTGTACCCATCATTTCGAGTTGGTAAATGAAGCCTACTCATGCGCCTCTCTGATCGGGAATAGGCGACAGGTGTATTCCATACGCTACGTGGCATGCAGGTGCAATGTCATCGCGCGGGGTATTAATGGTCGCCGTTCCGGTTCTCGCCCTCGACGGGCGCTTCATTTGCCGCTGCGGAGGAGGGAGATGAGGTCGAGGAAGCATCTGTCCACCATTGCGAACGATCTGATCGATCGATGCGCGGA GATATTGAAAACATCAGTTGAGTCCCTTGTGGAAGATTTTGAACGAGGCTTGAAGCTTGCAGTAGATAACTTCTCAAGGAGATTGGTAGAGTTCTGTTGTTCAAAGGCTATAACAGCTATTTGTCCGGAGATAGGGCAGAGAATTAGTGATGGATCAATTAGCCGACTcacttatgatatgatgcttgcaTGGGAGAGCCCTAGCTCAACTGATTTAGATCCTTCATTG gagAGCATCGCGAAGGGAAATCAGGACAAACGGATGCCTTCTGAAGGAGATGATGGGCAGATGCATGACGATATCCCCTTGTTTTATTCAGACATCATGCCTCTCCTT GTTAATGAAGAGCCGAGTATTGGAGAAGATGCATTTGTGTGGGTTTCCTCCCTAATCCCTCTGGCTGCTGATGTTGTTAATGCACAATTCACTTTTGAAACTCTTACCGCACCTACTGCTAATCGACTTCATTTTCCTGCCTATGATAGATTCCTCAAGGAAATGAACAA ttctatcGAGTACTTGGAGAAGCAGGAAACACCAACAGGAGTTGAGTTTTCTAAGAATGaattcattcttcatgttgaggGCACTTCATGGACACACAGAGTGGTGAGGCACATCAGAACAACTAGTTGGCCAG GAAGACTTACCCTTACCAATAAGGCTCTCTACTTTGAGGCATCCGGAGTAATGTCATATGAAACTGCTGTAAAAATCGATCTTTCAAGAGCAGATGCTGATCAAGTTAAACCAACCTCAACTGGGCCATGGGGTGCTCCCTTGTTTGACAAAGCAATAGCATATGAGACGTCTGAATT ATCAGAACCCTTGGTGATAGAGTTCCCTGAGATGACTAGTTCCACTAGACGTGACCACTGGCTTACTCTAATAAAAGAAGTCATCTTGCTTCACTGCTTCATATTGAAATTTGATATTCAAAACCCTATACAGGCATGGGAGATCCATGCTAGAAGCATTTTGGGGATCTTCAGGCTTCATGCAGCTCGGGAATTGCTGAGAATATCATCACCGTCTCCTGCAAACTTTTTGATTTTTTTGCTCTACGAGGAACTACCAAAGGGGGACTACGTTTTGACAGAATTAGCCAATACTATAAAGCAGAAAACTAGCCTAAGGCCATGTAGTGCAAATTCCATATTAAAGGGCTTAAACATCTACCATGTCGATTCCTTTTCCATGGAAAGAAGTCCTGAAGAAAACATGAACAATCAAACAGATTCTCTAATGTCTCTTGGGCCAACCATCAATCAAGTAAGGGAGGAAGCGAAGGAGGTTAGCGTAGCAAAAGCTACTGTCGAACAGATGAAAGGAGGAGGAATTGCGGATAGTCTTCTTGTTCTAGTT GTGCTTATGAGTTCAGTCAAAAATGTGCTTCCTCGGTTACAAGCGGTTCTGTCATTGGAAAGACCGATGGTCACACTATTCATACGCTCCGTGATTTTGATTGTCATATACAA GGAAATGGTTGGATTTGCAATTGCACTGATTGCATTATTAATAGTTGCAGCGTTACTTTGGGCCAGAGTGAATAGAATGGGAGAAAGATGCCGAGAGATTGTTGTGAACACCACCTCTGATCAAACAATGATGGAAAGCATCGTTGCAGCAGAACACAGTCTGAATAACTTGCATGAGCTCGTTAAGAAAACTAATATCATGATTTTAAGAATATTCTCGATAATAATCGGAAAGGCTCCAAAG CAAGCCAATGATGTGATGTGGGCGGTGATTGCAGTAGCAGTTCTGTTGGTGGTAATCCAGTTCAAGTATATTGTTATGGGGCTAACTTTGTACTCGTTCATAGCTGATTCAAGGATCGCAAAGCACATGCTGAACGAACAGGGAAATCGTAGGTTGAAAGAGTGGTGGGAGTCGATCCCTGTCATTCCGGTTCGAACAGTGAGCAGTCGTCCTTGA
- the LOC121970602 gene encoding nucleolar MIF4G domain-containing protein 1-like — MDKSRREKRKEARLAKRQSRHSSWIEHQRGKKDQNKKNALTDSKQNSELAKMKIKEKKSDSLKKPDFLVKGKSKSKFQEFLELDMGTNVLAGEEDLGLEKKLAKKLKVKEGKLRGPDDGINFLLGGSSLESDDDIVGEDDINADSGKIEESELLTKKKHKKNKSSNASKESFNHEVYDTHSETLEKVDTMNADGGRKKHKKRKNLSDASTEQLDNDITTTEGGRHEKVDTINSDGGQKRRKMKSLPTTSEEHLEEEPTEGKISNAEELDTLPTKEPHTVEPAAASSMKYMPPQVRARLGIEFDELLEVRRRVKRLLNQLNESNVESITKEVATIYKSLTRSDGCQIVSQAFLEASTKNESFSAAFAAFVAGMACMVGIDFSAKLISSLAESFEDEYSKENAMFLKNFSKILCNMCIFGVCSSDLIYDLLSVLSNRLIELDVSAIDTILDNCGMKLRGDDPVAMKDFIFNIQKKVTEFRSLSDDSQEEKRSISRMDFMLEKICNIKNNKMRVKEVPAYHTRIRKWLQKLRVDDILLRGIKWSKLLDPEKKGQWWISGDGILNTNDFEDVAATINKEVVDAQKLMQLAAAQRMNTDIRRAIFCIIMSSEDYLDAFEKLLRLDLTGKQDREIMRVLVDCCLQEKVFNKYYTVLASKLCNYDKNNKFSLQYCLWDHFKELESMELNRAMNLARFAAEMLCNFSLSLSALKAVDLASPSKLTPKRVMHFRMLFELVFNYSDAEVWNIFTRIAGISELEMLRNSLIFFIKQYVVAANNQQALAAKFKIAKKALSNAAGVLM; from the exons ATGG ATAAATCTCGGCGTGAGAAGAGGAAAGAAGCCCGATTGGCGAAGCGACAGAGCCGACACAGTTCCTGGATTGAGCATCAG AGGGGTAAGAAAGATCAGAACAAGAAGAATGCCCTAacagattcaaaacagaattCGGAACTGGCCAAGATGAAGATTAAGGAAAAGAAGTCGGACTCTTTGAAGAAGCCTGATTTTTTGGTTAAGGGCAAATCCAAGTCTAAGTTCCAGGAGTTCCTTGAATTGGACATGGGAACGAATGTATTAGCTGGTGAGGAGGATCTGGGGTTGGAGAAGAAACTTGCAAAGAAGCTCAAAGTGAAAGAGGGAAAATTGAGAGGCCCTGATGATGGTATAAACTTTCTATTAGGTGGGAGCTCATTGGAGTCAGATGATGACATTGTTGGAGAAGATGACATCAATGCGGACAGTGGGAAGATAGAGGAGAGTGAATTGCTAACAAAGAAAAAGCACAAGAAGAACAAGTCATCTAATGCTTCAAAGGAATCATTCAATCATgaagtttatgacactcatagTGAGACTCTTGAAAAGGTTGATACCATGAATGCAGATGGGGGTCGGAAGAAGCATAAGAAGCGGAAGAACTTATCTGATGCTTCAACAGAGCAATTAGATAATGACATAACTACAACTGAGGGTGGGAGGcacgagaaggttgataccattaattCAGATGGTGGTCAAAAGAGGCGCAAGATGAAGAGTTTGCCTACCACTTCAGAGGAGCATCTGGAGGAGGAACCAACTGAAGGAAAGATTTCTAATGCTGAGGAGCTTGATACGTTACCCACAAAAGAACCTCATACAGTTGAACCTGCTGCAGCTTCAAGTATGAAATACATGCCTCCTCAGGTGCGGGCTCGTTTGGGTATTGAGTTTGATGAGCTCCTTGAGGTTCGTCGAAGAGTTAAAA GACTTCTGAACCAGCTTAATGAATCCAATGTAGAGTCAATTACAAAAGAAGTGGCTACAATTTATAAA TCTCTCACTCGCAGTGATGGCTGTCAAATAGTTTCTCAAGCATTTCTGGAAGCATCTACCAAGAATGAAAG CTTTTCTGCTGCTTTTGCAGCCTTTGTTGCTGGCATGGCTTGCATGGTCGGTATCGACTTCAGCGCAAAGCTAATTTCTTCCCTCGCTGAATCATTTGAG gATGAGTATTCAAAGGAGAATGCAatgtttttgaagaatttttccaAGATTCTTTGCAACATGTGCATTTTTGGTGTCTGTTCCAG CGATCTCATATACGACTTGCTTTCAGTGCTGAGCAACCGGTTGATAGAGTTGGATGTGTCCGCCATTGATACAATTCTTGATA ATTGTGGAATGAAGCTCAGGGGTGATGATCCTGTTGCTATGAAGGATTTCATTTTTAATATTCAGAAGAAAGTAACTGAATTTAGATCTCTATCTGATGATAGTCAAGAAGAGAAGCGAAGTATTAGTAGA ATGGACTTCATGCTCGAGAAGATATGTAATATAAAGAACAACAAGATGAGAGTGAAAGAAGTCCCTGCGTATCATACACGGATTAGAAAATGGCTACAGAAG CTAAGAGTGGACGATATACTTCTCCGAGGGATCAAGTGGAGCAAGTTGCTAGATCCTGAAAAGAAAGGCCAATGGTGGATTTCTGGGGATGGTATCTTGAATACTAACGATTTCGAGGATGTGGCCGCCACAATAAACAAGGAGGTTGTAGATGCACAAAAGCTAATGCAGCTTGCTGCTGCACAGCGAATGAACACCGACATTCGTAGAGCTATCTTTTGCATCATTATGAGCAGCGAAGACTACCTTGATGCTTTTGAAAAGCTTCTGAGACTTGATCTAACAGGAAAACAG GACAGGGAGATTATGAGGGTCCTTGTTGATTGCTGTTTGCAAGAGAAGGTGTTTAACAAGTACTATACGGTCTTAGCTTCCAAGTTATGCAACTATGACAAAAATAACAAATTCAGCTTGCAG TACTGCTTGTGGGATCATTTCAAGGAACTCGAATCCATGGAGCTGAACCGCGCAATGAACCTCGCAAGATTCGCCGCCGAGATGTTATGCAACTTCTCCCTATCCCTCTCTGCTTTAAAGGCGGTTGATCTGGCGAGCCCCAGCAAACTCACTCCCAAGAGGGTTATGCATTTCAGAATGCTCTTCGAGTTGGTTTTCAACTACAGCGATGCAGAAGTATGGAACATCTTCACCCGCATCGCTGGCATCTCTGAGTTAGAGATGCTGAGGAACAGCCTCATCTTCTTCATCAAGCAGTATGTGGTTGCGGCAAACAATCAACAAGCTCTTGCCGCCAAGTTCAAGATCGCGAAGAAAGCCCTCAGTAATGCAGCTGGTGTGCTTATGTAG